One genomic region from Desulfobacterales bacterium encodes:
- the lpxD gene encoding UDP-3-O-(3-hydroxymyristoyl)glucosamine N-acyltransferase yields the protein MVDRYSSEMTITLAALSEMVAGKFSGDGAKIIRGAAPFEAAGADDVTWAGDAIFLKKMDVCGAGVVIVPHDFKGTSVINLIFSKNPQAAFARALTFFYPPNKQKPGVHPQSHVGSNVVMGKDVAVAPFAVIQDNVTLGDRVSIHSNVVIGDNVVMGDDVILFPNVTILERCRIGNRVTIQAGTVIGSDGFGYAPDGRTYLKIRHTGIVQIDDDVEIGAGNTIDRATFGKTWIQRGVKTDNLVHIAHNVTVGEDTILVAQVGIAGSATIGKHVIVAGQAAISGHLEIGDDVIIGPRGGVSKSLPNGAVVSGGPEMPHRTWLKVQRIMPRLPELKKKIDELEKRLKELEKK from the coding sequence ATGACCATAACACTTGCTGCTCTGTCTGAAATGGTAGCGGGAAAATTCAGCGGCGATGGGGCCAAAATTATCCGGGGAGCTGCTCCCTTTGAGGCTGCCGGCGCCGATGACGTCACCTGGGCCGGGGATGCCATATTCCTAAAAAAAATGGATGTGTGCGGGGCGGGCGTCGTTATTGTTCCCCATGATTTTAAAGGAACGTCCGTCATCAACTTGATTTTTTCAAAAAACCCTCAGGCGGCGTTTGCAAGGGCGCTGACATTTTTTTATCCTCCTAATAAACAAAAACCCGGCGTTCATCCGCAGTCCCATGTCGGCAGCAACGTGGTGATGGGTAAGGATGTTGCCGTTGCGCCTTTTGCGGTCATTCAGGACAATGTGACCCTGGGGGATCGCGTCAGCATCCATTCCAACGTCGTGATCGGCGACAACGTTGTGATGGGAGACGATGTGATTCTGTTTCCGAATGTGACCATTCTGGAACGGTGCCGCATCGGCAACCGGGTAACCATTCAGGCCGGCACGGTCATCGGCAGCGATGGCTTTGGATATGCGCCGGACGGAAGGACGTATCTAAAAATCAGGCACACCGGAATTGTCCAGATCGACGATGACGTTGAAATCGGCGCCGGCAATACCATTGACCGGGCAACCTTCGGCAAGACCTGGATCCAGCGGGGCGTCAAGACCGACAACCTGGTTCATATCGCCCATAATGTCACGGTGGGGGAAGATACAATCCTGGTGGCCCAGGTCGGTATTGCCGGCAGTGCGACCATCGGCAAGCATGTGATCGTGGCCGGGCAGGCGGCTATTTCCGGGCACCTGGAGATTGGCGACGATGTGATTATCGGCCCCAGGGGCGGGGTGTCAAAATCTCTTCCCAACGGAGCGGTGGTGTCGGGAGGGCCTGAAATGCCGCATCGAACGTGGCTGAAGGTTCAGCGGATTATGCCCAGACTGCCCGAGTTAAAAAAGA